CGCTGCCATCGGTGGACCTGCTGACCCCGGCACGGCTGGGGATCGATGAGCACCGCTACCGATCCGTGCGCTGGTTCAAGGACCAGCAGAGCGGGAAATGGTCCCGGTTCGAGCCATGGATGTCCACCATCGTCGATGTCGATTCCGGCCAGGTACTGGGCATCGTGAACGGCCGCGACAGCCACGGCGTCGGGGCTTGGCTCAAGTCCCGACCCGCCGCCTGGCTGGCCGGCATCGAAACGGTCGGGATCGACCCGTCGGCGGCGTTCCGCAAAGCCCTGCGCGAGCACCTGCCCGACGCCGCCGTCTCAGTGGATCACTTCCACCTCGTCTTGCTGGCCAATGACATGCTCACCGGGGTCCGCCAGCGCGTCGCCCGGGAGCAACACGGGCGCCGCGGCCTGAAAACGGACAAGGCCTGGGCCCACAGGCGGTTGCTGCTGCGCGGCTACGACACGCTCTCCGACGCCGGCAAGAAACGACTCGATGATGTCTTCGCCACCGATGATCCGACCCAGGAACTCGCCGCCGCCTGGGGAGTGAAGGAAGCACTGCGACTGATGCTTTCCAGTAGCAATCCAGCCAGCGTCCAAGAGCGCCAAGAGTTCTTTGAGCGCCAGGTCAAGTCGGCGGCGATGATGGAAACTGATCGGCTGCTGACCACCGTGACCAAGTGGTGGCCAGAGATCCAAACACTGCTCGACACCCGGGTCACCACGGCGAAAGTCGAGGCAGCCAACACGATGATCAAAAACATCAAACGGATTGCTCGAGGGTTCCGCAATCCGACCAATTACCAATCACGTATCCTATTGAGAAGTGCTGCCCGGACGGTGGCATGAAATTCATCTCAGCGGGCTGATATTCACCACGAAACGCGAAGAGCCGGTTATGTTGCGGCAGCGCCAGGTGCTGTGCGTCGTCTCTCGCCTGGTTGGACTTGATGGATCGTATTCGCTCCCAGAGGGAAACACTGTTTCGTAATTTTCGCAGCATGAGCTGGACCTCCTTTCGGGTCAGATAGTTGGGCATGGTCCCAGTGGCGGGGTCGGAGTTCTTAGTCTGTTCGGGGTCGTTGTCGAACGTGGTGAGGTTTCCCGACATGACGAATTCGCCGCGTGGCGCCGGCTGGGGCAGGGTTTTGACTGATCTGGCGATGGTTGTGTGCAGGGTTGGCACAGTGAGCTCCTGATAATGGAAATGGTTAGTGTTTTTGCCGTTGAATCGGCGGGAATAGCCACGGGGCACATGAAAAGACGAACCGACGTAGCTAAAAAGAGAGAACTATCCCCGGGTTGACGACGGGGTGTGAATTCCGGTTTTAGCGGAAGTTAGTGCGCCGCAGTGAAGAAGGCGGGCCGGAGCTTGACGGTAAAGATGCCGTCCAGATTGTTAATCACGAATACCCACCTCCTTTTCTATACTGCGTGCAGACAGAAACAGTGCGGAAACCAATTGGTAGGTCTCAATCGCACTTCTATAACGTACAACACCTTCGCAACAAATGCCTAGCTGCTGCTCAAACTTTCTCCAAAAACTTTGTGTAACGACGTCTTAGAGGTTCCAGCGAAGAATCGCGGGAGTGCGCTTGTCCCACCCAAGAGCACAGACCGCAGCTGTCCCGAGAACAAAACGCCGACCTTCGACGGGATCCAGCTCGAGCCATTGGGAGGCGAGAATTCGCAGAAAGTGGCCGTGCGCCACGAGGAGCACTTTCTCCACCGGTGCGGCGTTGGGAGTGCGGTCGGCGGTGGTTCCGCAGCCGGCCTGAACATCGGAGACGATGCTGCGTGCCCGGGCTGCCACCTGGTCAATCGATTCGCCGTTGGGTACGCCATCTTTCCAGATCAGGTAGCCGGGCTTCTCTTGGCGAATATCGGCGCTGCGTCTGCCCTCATAGTCGCCGTAGTCCCACTCGTGCGCTGCGGGCACAACCTCAGCATCTGGGTAACCGGCCAGTTCCGCCGTGCGCCGCGCCCGGACCAGAGGCGAGGTAAGGACCCGATCAAACCGGATTCCCTCCAGTTTGGAGCTGGCAGACAGGGCTTGATCCTCGCCAGCAGAGGTCAGCTCAAGGTCCGTTAGACCGGTGTATTTGTGATCACGGGACCACTCGGTTTCCCCATGGCGAAGTAGCCACAACTGCGGCAGCTCCGTTCCCGCGGGAGTGGTGAACGGCTTCGCTGCCCCGGACTGTTCCTCATTGGCCATGGTTCCTCCTCGTTGCACCCAGATTAGTCCTCGTCGCGTGATTCAGGCTGTTCCTGCCACCACTCGAGAAGTTTCCGCTCAGCGTCTGCGGCCTCCTGCGGGCCGTTTTCCATTCGTTCTTCCAGCAGGAACTTATACGCACGGCCCACAATGGGGCCAGGGCGGACTTTCAACAACTCCATGATGCGAGCCCCGTCGAGATCCGGACGGATCGCCGCGAGTTCTTCCTGCTCGGCCAGTGCGGTGACCCGCGACTCCAGATCGTCATAGGCGAACGCGAGCCTCTCGGCCTTGCGCCGGTTCCGGGTGGTGACATCGGCGCGTGTCAGCCGGTGAAGCCGCTCAAGGAGGTTCCCGGCATCATTGACGTACCGGCGCACGGCGGAATCAGTCCACGAAGAATCTCCATAGCCGTAAAAGCGCATGTGCAGCTCCACCAGGCGCGCCACAGCCTTGATGGAATCATTGTTGAAGCGCAGCTCACGCATCCGCTTCTTCACCAATTTCGACCCGACCACGTCGTGATGCAGGAAGCTCACCGCGCCATCGGATTCAAACCGGCGAGTAGCCGGCTTGCCCACGTCGTGCATGAGCGCCGCAAACCGCAGCACAAAATCCGGTGCGGGGACGACGCCATCGTTATCGGTTTCCAGAGCGCACGCCTGATCCAGTACCTGCAGTGAGTGCTGATAGACATCCTTGTGCCGATGGTGTTCGTCCGTCTCGAGCCGGAGGGCGGGGACTTCGGGCAGCACGTGGTCCGCAAGACCAGACTCCACGAGGATATCGACGCCGGCACGGGGATTCACCCCGCAGATCAGCTTCACCAGTTCGTCCCGCACCCGCTCAGCCGAGATGATGTTGATCCGCTCTGCCATGGAGTTCATCGCCGCGCCGACTTCCGGAGCCACCGTCACCTTCAACTGGGAGACAAACCGCGCCGCACGCATCATCCGCAACGGATCATCGGAGAACGACGACGACGGCGACCCCGGCGTGCGCAGCACACCTTTGCGCAGGTCTTCGCGGCCACCGAACGGGTCCACCAGCACCAGGGACGGCAGTTTCAGTGCCATCGCGTTGATCGTGAAATCACGGCGGTAGAGATCGTCCTGAAGCGACGTCCCGAAAACAACCTTTGGTTTGCGCGAATCCGGATCGTACGCCTCAGCGCGGTACGTAGTCACTTCGATCATGTGCTCACCACGCCGCATGCCAATGGTTCCGAAATCACGGCCAATCTCCCAGTAGGCGTCTGCCCACCGTCGGATCACCGCGATGATCTGGTCTGGATCGGCGTCGGAGGTGAAGTCCAGATCCGGTGAAACTCTTCCCAGAAAGAGGTCGCGTACTGGGCCGCCAACCAGCGACAGTTCATAGCCTCCTGCTGTGAAAATCCTTCCTAGTTCCACGACAACGGGAGGAAGCGGATCAGCGAATGAGGGTTCAACGTCGGAGTGCACCATAGTTCCTTAAGCGTGCCAGATAACCGGCCAAACGCCATTACCGGCGGAACGACGACCCACGGGGTAAGGGCGCGGTGCTCATGAACGACAAAGATCGTTAGAGTGGATCCATGGCCCGCCCAGTACCGAGTGCTCCCAAGCGGACCCCGTTGACGGTATCAATGGGGAGCACCGGCGTGCCCACAACGCACCATTCGCTGCCAACTGTTGAGGAAGTATCCGCCGGCGGCATGGTCGTGGACACCTCTACCCCCGATCTCAGCGTCGCGGTCATCGCCAGGCTCAATCGCGGTGGGCGCCTCGAATGGTGTCTGCCCAAGGGGCACCCAGAAGGCAGGGAAACCAACGAGGAAGCTGCAGTCCGGGAAATAGAAGAAGAAACGGGCATCGAGGGCCAGATTCTGGCTGCGTTGGGGAGCATCGACTACTGGTTCACCGTCAGCGGTCACCGTGTCCACAAAACGGTTCACCACTACCTCCTGCGTGCTACGGATGGTGAGTTGACCATCGACAATGACCCGGACCACGAGGCGATCGACGTCGCCTGGGTCCCCTTGAACGGGCTTGGTGGGCGTCTTTCTTTCCCGAACGAACGTCGGATTGCCGATCTGGCCCGCGACATCCTTCCCCAGTTCCTGTAACCGCCGCCGCCTGTCGCAAGGGCGGTATCGCCGGCTCTGGTGAGACCATAGGAAACGATGACAGAACTAAGCACGGGCGCACTGCCCATTCTTGACCCGGTGTACCCGCGCCGGCGAACGCTCCGTCACACCGACGTCCGCGTTGAGGCTGGCCCGCAGCCGCAGCACGACGACGGCCAGGAAATGGCTGACAGCGGTGACGGAACGGGCAACATGGCCCGTTCCAGCGCCATCATGGCGGCCGGAACCATGACGTCCCGTCTGTTGGGGCTTATGCGCACAGCGCTACTCGCTCTTGCTCTGGGCAATACGGGCTTGATCACGGATATCTTCTCCATCGCGAATGTGCTGCCTAACTTCATTTATCTGATGGTCGCCGGCGGCCTGTTCAATGCGGTACTCGTTCCACAGGTCATCAAGGCAATCCACCTTCCGGACCGCGGATCAGATTTCATCAGCCGCATCATGACGCTGACCCTGGTGGTGCTGGCTCCGCTGACCCTGCTGGTGACTCTCGCCGCGCCTCTGATCCTCCAGACGGTGACGCAGTTGGACGCTAATCAGCTGCCTCTGGCCACCATCTTTGCTTATTGGCTTTTCCCGCAGATCTTCTTCTACGGGCTCTACGCCGTCATGGGGCAGGTCCTCAACGCCCACGGACGATTCGGGGCGTACATGTGGGCGCCTGCGCTGAACAACGTGGTCGCCATCGCGGGCCTGCTGGTGTTCATCGCCATGTTCGGCACCAATCGGGATACCGGTTTCAGTCCGGGCGAGTGGTCCAGCCAGGCCACCGTGGTGCTTGCTGGCAGCACCACTCTGGGCATTGTCCTGCAAGCTCTGATTCTGATCTGGCCGCTGCGCAAGCTTCGTTTGGGTCTGCGGCCCCAGTTCGGTTTGCGGGGCGTAGGCCTGGGCACGACGGCGCGGGTCGCTAAATGGACCATCCTCACGATGCTGGTGGGTAACGGCGCCTACCTGGTCTATACATCGGTGGCCAGTAAGGCATCTTCGCTGCGCAATGACCTCATGGCACAGGATCCGCCGCAGAATATCGCCGGGCACTTCACCCTCGAAACGGCGTCAATGCTGTACATCATTCCGCATTCAGTCATTGCCTTATCGCTGGCTACTGTCCTCTTCAACCGCATGTCGCATTCCTTCACGGACAAGGACCTCGACGGGGTGCGTGAGTCCATTTCCACTGGGCTGCGGACTATTGGGGTGGCAACAGTCTTCTGTTCGGCGGTTCTGGTGGTGCTGGCCGGACCTATCAGCGTGTTCTTCAGCGGCAGGTCCGACGTCGACGCAGCCATCCAGGCGCAGGTGCTGGTTCTCCTGGCTGTCAGCGCCCCGTTCTTCAGTTCCACTTTTGTGATGAACCGTGCGTTCTACGCCAATGAGGACGGCCGCACGCCGTTCATCATGCAGGCCATCCTCTCCGTCGTGGGCGTCTCGATGGCAGTTGCGGCAGGCTTGCTTCCTGCGCAGTTCATCGTCATGGGCCTGGCGGTGGCGTATTCGCTGGGTAATGTGGCCGCCACGATCGTGAGTCACATCTTCCTCAAAAGGGAGCTAGGCGATTACGGTGCCGGTCATATTGCCGATGTTCATTTGCGACTTGTTGCGGCCGCTCTCGTGTCGGCGGCTGTAGGCGGGGGCGCGCTCTGGCTCTTCGGCGGGTACAACACTGACGGATTCGCGTGGCAGAACTACTTCACCGCTGTCGTCGTCGTTGTTGTGTGTGGCACGCTTATGGGGTTGGTCTACCTGGCGCTCTTGAAAGCGCTGCACGTCAACGAGCTCAAGGACTTCCTGAAGCCACTACTGCGGCGCGTGGGCCGGGCCTGAGCAGGACGCCACATCCCGGTATCGCATGGGTAACGGCGGTTGACAGGTAGCATTAAGCCAAAGTTGCGAAAGAAGTTTCGATAACAGTCGCCGGTGTGCCCACCTTCAAGGGCAGTTCGGCGTCCTATTGTTTTAGCGATTCCGCGGGAGGAACACGTGCCACAACCAGTCGTAGCCGGATCAGTACTGGGCGGGCGATACAAGGTTACCGGCCACGTTCTGGCCTCCGCCGACGACGACATGGTCCTCGACGGCATCGACCAGGTGTTGAACCGTCCCGTGAGTATCCTCCTTGCGTCTCCCGCCAATGCCAGCCAGATGACCGCCAGCGCGCGTGAACTCGCAACCGGGGAACGCCCCGGAAACATCCAGGTACTGGACCTCGGGATCAGCGAGGAACACACGTACCTGGTCACAAGCCAAGCTCAGCCAGCAGACCTGCTCGATCTGGTGATTGAGCAAAACAAGCCATACATTGAACCGTTCTTCACGGATACGCTGGGCTCTGAAATTTTCGGTCATGCCAGGTCCACCGAGCCAATGGTTTACGACGACGACGACGACTATTACGAAGAGCAGGCTCGTAAACAGGGATCCGGCCGTAAGTCCCAGCCCCAGTCTGAGCCGCCCCGGCAGGAATCGCCTCGAACTGCGCCCATTGCACCGACGCCCCCAGCCTCTCGTCCCAGCACCTCTTCCCGCGATGACACCACCGAGCAACGTCAATCCCGCTTCCCCGCTGGAGCCCTCTCTGGTGGCGCTGCGTACAGCGGTGGGAACGAGGATGAATACGACGAATACGACGAGCCTCCTGCCGAGCGTGGCAACAAGGTACGCCGGGGCCTGATCGGGGCGGTATTTGCGGCCATCGTTGTAGTCGCCGTTGTATTGGCGGTCTCGAATCTGGGCAATCTGGGCAATCTTTTCAACGCCGACCCGGTCGCCGGAGACGATCAGAACACTAGCGCTCCAGCCGAATCCGGGACACCGACGCCGACGCCGTCGAGCAGTGAAAGTG
This region of Arthrobacter roseus genomic DNA includes:
- a CDS encoding ISL3 family transposase, which translates into the protein MNQPTQSCPDAATTLFNLPDYRIVTAVTNGDGIRVVTIASDFPPGCPGCGMISTRVHSRRRQRVRDILVAGLVSVWWAKRRFFCDEPACTRKTFAESTPQVPRFARSTARLKDTLKDAVVSSGRAASEVAAAFGVSWWLVNTVVVAAALALPSVDLLTPARLGIDEHRYRSVRWFKDQQSGKWSRFEPWMSTIVDVDSGQVLGIVNGRDSHGVGAWLKSRPAAWLAGIETVGIDPSAAFRKALREHLPDAAVSVDHFHLVLLANDMLTGVRQRVAREQHGRRGLKTDKAWAHRRLLLRGYDTLSDAGKKRLDDVFATDDPTQELAAAWGVKEALRLMLSSSNPASVQERQEFFERQVKSAAMMETDRLLTTVTKWWPEIQTLLDTRVTTAKVEAANTMIKNIKRIARGFRNPTNYQSRILLRSAARTVA
- a CDS encoding histidine phosphatase family protein; the encoded protein is MANEEQSGAAKPFTTPAGTELPQLWLLRHGETEWSRDHKYTGLTDLELTSAGEDQALSASSKLEGIRFDRVLTSPLVRARRTAELAGYPDAEVVPAAHEWDYGDYEGRRSADIRQEKPGYLIWKDGVPNGESIDQVAARARSIVSDVQAGCGTTADRTPNAAPVEKVLLVAHGHFLRILASQWLELDPVEGRRFVLGTAAVCALGWDKRTPAILRWNL
- a CDS encoding CCA tRNA nucleotidyltransferase is translated as MVHSDVEPSFADPLPPVVVELGRIFTAGGYELSLVGGPVRDLFLGRVSPDLDFTSDADPDQIIAVIRRWADAYWEIGRDFGTIGMRRGEHMIEVTTYRAEAYDPDSRKPKVVFGTSLQDDLYRRDFTINAMALKLPSLVLVDPFGGREDLRKGVLRTPGSPSSSFSDDPLRMMRAARFVSQLKVTVAPEVGAAMNSMAERINIISAERVRDELVKLICGVNPRAGVDILVESGLADHVLPEVPALRLETDEHHRHKDVYQHSLQVLDQACALETDNDGVVPAPDFVLRFAALMHDVGKPATRRFESDGAVSFLHHDVVGSKLVKKRMRELRFNNDSIKAVARLVELHMRFYGYGDSSWTDSAVRRYVNDAGNLLERLHRLTRADVTTRNRRKAERLAFAYDDLESRVTALAEQEELAAIRPDLDGARIMELLKVRPGPIVGRAYKFLLEERMENGPQEAADAERKLLEWWQEQPESRDED
- a CDS encoding NUDIX hydrolase — translated: MARPVPSAPKRTPLTVSMGSTGVPTTHHSLPTVEEVSAGGMVVDTSTPDLSVAVIARLNRGGRLEWCLPKGHPEGRETNEEAAVREIEEETGIEGQILAALGSIDYWFTVSGHRVHKTVHHYLLRATDGELTIDNDPDHEAIDVAWVPLNGLGGRLSFPNERRIADLARDILPQFL
- the murJ gene encoding murein biosynthesis integral membrane protein MurJ; its protein translation is MTELSTGALPILDPVYPRRRTLRHTDVRVEAGPQPQHDDGQEMADSGDGTGNMARSSAIMAAGTMTSRLLGLMRTALLALALGNTGLITDIFSIANVLPNFIYLMVAGGLFNAVLVPQVIKAIHLPDRGSDFISRIMTLTLVVLAPLTLLVTLAAPLILQTVTQLDANQLPLATIFAYWLFPQIFFYGLYAVMGQVLNAHGRFGAYMWAPALNNVVAIAGLLVFIAMFGTNRDTGFSPGEWSSQATVVLAGSTTLGIVLQALILIWPLRKLRLGLRPQFGLRGVGLGTTARVAKWTILTMLVGNGAYLVYTSVASKASSLRNDLMAQDPPQNIAGHFTLETASMLYIIPHSVIALSLATVLFNRMSHSFTDKDLDGVRESISTGLRTIGVATVFCSAVLVVLAGPISVFFSGRSDVDAAIQAQVLVLLAVSAPFFSSTFVMNRAFYANEDGRTPFIMQAILSVVGVSMAVAAGLLPAQFIVMGLAVAYSLGNVAATIVSHIFLKRELGDYGAGHIADVHLRLVAAALVSAAVGGGALWLFGGYNTDGFAWQNYFTAVVVVVVCGTLMGLVYLALLKALHVNELKDFLKPLLRRVGRA
- a CDS encoding ABC transporter substrate-binding protein translates to MPQPVVAGSVLGGRYKVTGHVLASADDDMVLDGIDQVLNRPVSILLASPANASQMTASARELATGERPGNIQVLDLGISEEHTYLVTSQAQPADLLDLVIEQNKPYIEPFFTDTLGSEIFGHARSTEPMVYDDDDDYYEEQARKQGSGRKSQPQSEPPRQESPRTAPIAPTPPASRPSTSSRDDTTEQRQSRFPAGALSGGAAYSGGNEDEYDEYDEPPAERGNKVRRGLIGAVFAAIVVVAVVLAVSNLGNLGNLFNADPVAGDDQNTSAPAESGTPTPTPSSSESETSEEQEAVAPEIVGLTRLVPNNPELNSGSDADLPKLIDNNPASYWQSFVFANDTFGGLAQSMALVVKLQEPSSINQVEITQLNGAGGNFEVLLNETPTLEGARQVAQSSFTGTTLTLPVSTQDGNTAKAQYVIVNFTQLPRLSGIQAEFPWGLRIAEIKVS